TCCGAAAACTCCAAGATTTCGCCGCGATATTGAAAAATCACTAGAGGGCTGTCCCAATTTGTAAATCGAAGGAGCGTAGGACTGGTAACCAGCTAAACCTGACGCAAATGTATCGTTTTCACATAATAgcatagactgcaaaacagtcgtattttttgcgaacgcaagcaacgcgataaatattcaaacgaaaggtctggagtgagtgtagaaacggcgagggagaatggggagagacgcCCTACGGGCGTGTGAGGCTCGggcgcttcacacgcgaggatcacgcttacggcgcttcgcgccttccgaaaatggaagtaaacgactgttttgcagtctaataATAGCACTGACTTTTGGCACATTGGAAGTGTTAGCAGAAACCTAGAATCCGTCGGGACAATATGAACACTCGATTATTTCGATATGTCTGCGACTTCCTCAGACTATAGGGGATGTTTGAAAGTAAGATGTTCAGTGGTTGGCTAAATCTTGGACATTCGGCAAATAGTGAAAATCCCAGTGGTTTGAGACTTAACTGACCTGTGAAAACCAGACTCTGAGACTTGACTAAGTTAACATGATAACGACCGTTAATACAGTCAACGACTTGCATTAAACGGAAATTACTGCGGCTCCACACCAACGGCATAAACGATTTACTGGTATCTAGATATTGGATAGAAGATAAAGGTAGAAGCGCGCcttatttttcttcctttcacTTGATTCTGTTTCTCGATCAGGGTTAACAGTGGTAttgcctgcaagcaggctcttccgttaaAAATGGCGCGCCCTCAAAACatcctcttccgttgaaaatggcgcgcggtctaAAGATAAGGGCTTGGTAAGTTACCAAGCCCTTATCTTTCGACCGCGCGCaaattttcaacggaagaggatGTTTTGAgggcgcgccattttcaacggaagagcctcaCAGTGGTATGCCACAGCGACTCTGCTTCGTTTACGCGTCTTATGTCCTAATTCGCCGTTTTGCTGTTATAAACCCAGATTTCAATAACAACTATCTGTCGGATCTGTGACATTCGCAATGTTCATTCAAAGGCATACCTCGTTGACATGTTGAATTTAAGTAGACTAATAGGTGACATTCGAGCGCTTCATTCTCTCGCCTTTTGACATGCTTGATCGGCATATTCTAGAGTTTGTCAGTTAAAGACATCggttaaaaacaatttccttccATTGTACTTGAAAATCATTGGGGTAAAGATGGTAGTTTAGCTAATGGCAATGAAAGAGAGTAACTTTCTCAGTCAATTAGAAAGCAAGGACGTTCGCTTTTTTTCAAGAGGGCGATGTGCCGTTAAATTTCTCGTTGTTCCACGAACGAGTTCAAATATAAGACTCCAGAGCAGCATGTTTCCACTGAAAATGACTTATTTTgtaagaaaatgatttttttttcttttctgtgacTATATCTCACTTCCGATCCAAAAATGTAATCAATAGCATCTCTACCCGGAAAAGAAATCGTCGTACTGAATCCGAAAACTACTAGCGTTAACAATGTGATGTTTCCTTTTAGCTCGGGTGATATTTTGGGCTGttcaaaaaaacaataaaatggttGTTTCATCTAAAGCTGCCATGATCCTGTCAAATGTTCATTAAACAAACACGAGCTGTtgctcgtttttttttaatggcagtTTTAGGGTATTGCCGATTCCTTTTCACAGCAAGTAAAAAATATGAAATGAGAAAACGTACCGAAAATACTCGTTGGTGTTTCAGAAAAattgtttgaagagtcaagGGAAGCTCGCGGGAAATTCCATACTGACGaatagaaaaattaaaatttttagctCTAAATATTCAGTGCCAGTGTTTTGTGCTTCCCTAAAGTGTCATTTCAGTTGATCTCATTTACTTTCACTATCCGTTCAACTGCAATTCAGTCCTTCGGGAAAGTAGACACGCTAACGCTATCTGAATAAATGACAACAATTGTTTATATTGCAGGAAAAGTTTTGCTCCGCGTTAATTGGAAGTTGAAAACAAAGAGACGACTTCATCTAGAATATGAAAATGCTTTGCTTTGCCTGCTGCGCGCTTTCTATGTGAGTAATACGATGGGCTTAATAGAACTATATGAAAACAGCGGTGTACGTTTCCAGTTTGTCTGAAGCTATTGTAGGTACAAAAGATAGAACAACTCACCTACGGCCTGGATCACTAATTACCACAACAACTGAAATGGCAACCGAATTAAAGCGAGCATATTATTGTCATTTAGATATATTTAATTTgcttaatagaccttttcggcttgtacattttgttttcccaatacagatcatgtgataatactcaggaggtttggtcttttgttttgttcattaaaatgagggcatgcaagcatgaatatgcctgcatccACTCCTTTtactgaacaaaacaaaggaccaagtctcctgagtattatcacatgatctgtattgggaaaacaaaatgtacaagccgaaaaggtctattgtcaCCAAGATATAATCAATTAAGGAACATATGAAAGTGACATGAGATTTTTTTAGTTGGGGATGGAAATTCTCTCAGTTCGGTGTCTGTAAGTATTTGGGAGCTATAAATGTTTCTAAGTCCTGGCCTAAAAACGGGatatttaagttatttttagaacgaacTAAAGCATCTGGTTTTCGCCATCTTCCAATCTAACAAAAAAGTATTAAACTGCCGGGAGAAAATTAGAGACAAATGTCTATATTTTTCCGAATGGCGAACTTGCCTGTTGGGCATATACCTTTCTGCCACGCATCTGAACATATTAACGACACAAGGCACTTTAAGTTAATATTACACACAAAATGGCTTGGGCATAAGGAAAGGCAGAGCTAATTTTTTAGACCCGCAAACAAagagaattttgacaaaagttTAGCGTTGCAATCAATCGGTATTGGACTCTGGGCCACAAGCAAAGCTCTTATGATGTGTAGTCACAATAGTTGTGAAATACTGAAATCCTATGCGGCTGTTAATTGTTTTGACACCTGCCACTAGAGATTATTAACACAAAGTCATATAGTTCAGTACAATCATGCACCTAGTACGATAAATGTTCGTCCAATTTTTCTATATTCAATATCTAAAATTGACAATTTGAATTACTTTGGGCTTTGCGATTGTGCGCGACGGTAGATCATACATTGAAAAACAAGGAGGAAACTAAGGGCGATTCTAAAGTGTTTGCTGAAAAGAAGCCAAATGCCTGTTAAGTCATGACCTGTAATATTGGGACACGATTGGAAGGCTGTTTTCAGCGGTCTCATTAAGTTCGGTCTCTCGGTCGGCACTTTACCGTTTAGTGAATAAGCGGGTCGAAGGAGTTGTGCGCAGGGATTCTGTGTTGCATTTTGCGTCGTTCTGGAAATTTGCTTCATGGAGGTAAACCATACCACAAATTGTTTTTTCTTGACAACGGTTCAGCTAGTGCACGAGGGAGGCATACTTTTTTCGGAAATCATTTGCTGTGCAGTAAACTCTGTACTTGCCTTAACCGCAGCGCTATTTAACAGCATAGTGATTTTCGTGGTCTGGAAAACACCACTTCTTCACACACCAAGCAATGTCCTTATTTCTTGCTTAGCGGGCTCAGACCTCGTCATTGGACTCGTAGCTCAGCCTCTGTTTGTCGTTTATAAGATAGCCGAGTTAAGTGACGATGCTAAAATCGCCTGCGATGGAAGGCTCATTCACTGGATAGCTGGTTTTGTATGTGCGGGGGTATCGGTAATGACAATTGCAACGATAGCAGTGGACAAAATGCTAGCTTTACAGTTGCATCTTCGATACAAGGAAATCGTAACGGTTCGCCGTGCTATGACAACGGTATTCGCCTACTGGTTCTTCTGTGTCGTCGCCAGTGTTTCACTGTTTATAGCCAACTCTGATCGTTACTGGACACTTGTGCCGATACCTGTTCTGTCCATCAGCCTCATAGCTACATTTGTAGCGTATATTAAAATCTTCAATGTGTTGCGACGTCATCGAAATCAAATCCGAACACAGACTCTTTCAGCTTGGGACAATGGCAAtatgaaaaaatacaagaaatctGTCTTCACTATGGTTTATGTTTTAATGATGTTTCTCGCTTGCTATACTCCGTTCCTCACAGCTATGGTTTTCCGTCTTATACTCGGGTATAATTCGTCAAACAAGATGGCTTACGAATGGACTGCCACTGTTGTTTATCTGAATTCGTCATTAAATCCTCTTCTTTATTGGTTCAGGATGCAGGAGATTCGCGTCGCTACATACAACGCCCTACGAAAATTGCGAGGCAAGGAGACTGAGAGTAGGATAGAAAGAAAAATTCATAGAATAAGTGTTTTAAATGACGGCTTTCAGTAACTAGGATTAAGACATCTGAGGAAAACTTTTCCCTTCTACTCTCACCAGCTGAAAAATTATAGAGATGAGACACAACGCCAAAACATgggattttttttgttaaagagTTTCTGAGACAATTGAATAAAAAGTGTCGCTAGCAGATGAAATTTCCACTCTTTCCACAAGAAGTGAGCAAAGTTCCTGACTGTCTGAATATTTCTAATCCTACATAATGCCGACGGTTCACCAGGCACACACGGAAACTAGGATAGCATTGATGAAATTCAGTCAAGTTTTCCTCAAGGAAAACCTCATCCCGCCTTCTTTCAGATTGAGTTCTTCGCAGCCAACTTTTATACTTCACATGAACGAAAGCATTCGTTTATGGCGGTCATGAATTTGCGTGCTCCGTTCTGTATACTCCTTGCGGCGCTTTCAGGAACTAATAATTAATAGCATCTGTACCCGGAAAAGAAATCGTCGTACTGAATCCGAATACTATTAGCGTTAACAATGTCATGTTTCCTTTTAGCTCGGGTGATATTTAGGGCTGttcacaaaaacaataaaatggttGTTCCATCTAAAGCTGTCATGATCCTGTCAAATGTTGATTAAACAAGCACGAGCTGttgctcgtttgtttttttaatggcAGTTTTAGGGTATTGCCGATTACTTTCCACAGCAAGTAAAAAATATGAAATGAGAAAACGTACCGAAAATACTCTTTGGTGTTTTAGAAAAattgtttgaagagtcaagGGAAGCTCACAGGAAATTTCATACTGACGAATTGAATTATTAGAATTTTTAGCTCTAAATATTCAGTGCCAGTGTTTTGTGCTTCCCTAAAGTGTCATTTCAGTTGATCTCATTTACTTTCACTATCCGTTCAACTGCAATTCAGTCCTTCGGGAAAGTAGACACGCTAACGCTATCTGAATAAATGACAACAATAGTTTATATTGCAGGAAAAGTTTTGCTCCGCGTTAATTGGAAGTTGAAAACAAAGAGACGACTTCATCTAGAATATGAAAGTGCTTTGCTTTGCCTGCTGCGCGCTTTCTATGTGAGTAATACGATGGGCTTAATAGAACTATATGAAAACAGCGGTGTACGTTTCCAGTTTGTCTGAAGCTATTGTAGGTACAAAAGATAGAACAACTCACCTACGGCCTGGATCACTAATTACCACAACAACTGAAATGACAACCGAATTAAAGCGAGCAtattattgtcatttttagatatttaattttcttaattctcACCAAGATGTAACATCAATTAATGGACATATAATATAAAAGTGACATAAAATTAGCGCATAAAATTAGTAGAAATTATTCGAATCCTGAAAAGGTTTTTGATGTCATGAAACACTCAATGAGAAAAACTCTAAAGCTTCTACAATCCCAACACGCTGTGGATTTACTTTATCACCTGAAAGAGAGAAAGACGCTGGTCGGAATTGTAATGAGATGGAAGTGCAGCGATGCGATGAGTTGCCTCAGAAAGGAGAAATATCAAAATACGAAAATACAGAAGGAGTCTAAATCCTTTTTGAAAGACCAATCGGCGTTGGAAGAATTTAAAGTGCTCTGGGAGCGAGAAAAACAATGTTGCCGTCAGAAGttgaaagaaaagagaaaggcCAAACAAAAATTCCTGTGCCAGAAGTACATACACTACGGCATCCCTGACGAGATAGATGGAATTCTAGTCCGAGATCAGGAGATACCGGAGACTTACTACGATACAGCTAAACCCCGTTGCTACGGAGGTGTTGTCATCGACGAGAACGAAGAGCGTTTGCTAAGTTTACCTCCTAAGTTCCCTGTATACGAAGATATTGACACTGTCAAATGCGAGGTACAAGTGGAAAAAGGCCTCAGTAAATTGAGGTGGTCTATGGCTAAGAGCAGCGAAGGACAACGGCGAGATGAAGAGGAGGAGCAATGCGAAGAACAGAAGAAAGTACATGACCAGTATTATAATTTAGAGAGCAAAACGTTCAACTTTACTAAACTCCGGGCGACTGAGCTTCCTTTTAATAAAAGAGTGCACCTTCCTGGCCCCCTTGAGGAAAATACCGAATTAAAGCTCCAGGCATTAAAAACTAGACTGATTGAAACGGTGGGAGAGTATAAACGTAAAAATGGTAGAAAAAGCCTGCAAAACCtccaaaaagaagaagagaGTGGTCTGAAAACGCTGAAAGAGAAGAGACGCACTGGTGAGGTTGTGGTTTTTCAAACAGATAAGTCCGGACGGTTCTCGCTTGATACCACTGAAAATTACAAGAGGTCATGCGAGGAGCATATCCAGAACGATACCATCATAACGGCAGACCAGTATAAAAAGTTAGAACAAGAGATGAATGCCCATTCTGTTATGTGGACACGAATACTGCAAGCTGGGAAAGACAATGGAAATGAGGGCCGGATCAGGAGTAATATGGTCAGCTGTAACGGTCCTCTCCCGCCATTGTATACTCTCAGAAAAGATCATAAGAAGTGTAATGACCCTGAAACTGGTCCACCCTCTAGGCCGGTGTGCGGAGCTGAGTCATCTTTCAACCAGAGAATGTCGCATCTGATGTCAATGATCCTCAAGAGAATAGAAGAGAGAGAAGATAGTATCTGCATGAGCACCGAAGAAATGATAGCAGAGATAAAGAGAGTGAATGACGAAGGCTGCGATGAAGACGTAATAATTGGGTCAGCGGATGTAAAAGCATTGTACCCCAGCCTTGACATAGACTTCACCATTGAGAAGATTTGCGAGATATGCTATGGCTGCGATACTACTTTTGAGTGCATAGATTATGACGAGTTAGGGCTCTACCTTGCACTTAACGTAGACCAGAGCAGGACCAGTAGCCTCGGTTTGGAGAGTGTATGCCCCAAGAGAAGGTCAGAACGTGGAAGGCCACCCACCATGACAGGAAGTGGAACTCAAGACGTAAAGGAGAAGAGGTTTGCACCATGGGTAAGACCTAATGGAGTACCCAATTACAGAGAAAAGAGAAGAATGTTAACCGAAGCCCTCAGTGTGGCCCTTAAGTTCATCATGAAACATAATGTTTACACATTTAACAATGAGATGAGATTACAACAAGAGGGTGGACCAATTGGTTTAGAGCTCACAGGTGTCATTGCCCAGGTGTTTATGGTTTGGTGGGATAGGCAACTGAAGAGTAAACTGACATGCCTAGGAGTAAGAATGTACAAAAGATACGTTGACGACATTAACATAGTGGTAGCGGCGGCAAAACCCCAAATGAGCTGTGAGAATGGTGAAATTGTTAGTAGACATGAATCGCAAAGTAGTACCGGCGTCCCTGTAGACAAGAGAACAATGTTGCTTATACAAGAAATAGGGAATAGTATTCACCCATCCATACAGATAGAGGTTGATTGTCCGTCTGAACACCAAGAAGGAAAAATCCCCATACTCGATTTAAAGGTTTGGATAGAAGAAAGCAACCCTGAACAGAATGTCTCTGGTAGCCGCGTCATCTTACATGAGTTCTACTCGAAAGATGTGTCAACTAAATCAGTCATTAACGCTAGATCAGCCATGCCGTGGGCAACAAAACGAACAGTGCTTACTCAGGAGCTCCTACGCGTATTGCTCAACTGCAGCGAGCTTTTGCCTCGAAAAGTTGTTAACAACCATGCCAATGACCTAATCCGTAAGATGCAGTACTCGGGGTATAGTGAGAAATTTAGACATGAAGTGTACTATTATCAGCGGTTAAGGCGTACAACAAGATTAACGATAACGATAAGAGAGGGATAAGACACATGTACAGACCCAGAGAGTGGAAGAGAGAAGAGCgggaggaagagaaaaagagaaagcaaaGAGAGTGGTATACAAAAGGAGGCTATGACTCTGTCATATTCATCCCTGTCACG
This portion of the Montipora capricornis isolate CH-2021 chromosome 11, ASM3666992v2, whole genome shotgun sequence genome encodes:
- the LOC138024537 gene encoding trace amine-associated receptor 5-like is translated as MEVNHTTNCFFLTTVQLVHEGGILFSEIICCAVNSVLALTAALFNSIVIFVVWKTPLLHTPSNVLISCLAGSDLVIGLVAQPLFVVYKIAELSDDAKIACDGRLIHWIAGFVCAGVSVMTIATIAVDKMLALQLHLRYKEIVTVRRAMTTVFAYWFFCVVASVSLFIANSDRYWTLVPIPVLSISLIATFVAYIKIFNVLRRHRNQIRTQTLSAWDNGNMKKYKKSVFTMVYVLMMFLACYTPFLTAMVFRLILGYNSSNKMAYEWTATVVYLNSSLNPLLYWFRMQEIRVATYNALRKLRGKETESRIERKIHRISVLNDGFQ